From Pempheris klunzingeri isolate RE-2024b chromosome 18, fPemKlu1.hap1, whole genome shotgun sequence, a single genomic window includes:
- the tcte1 gene encoding dynein regulatory complex subunit 5 has translation MSRCLYPGGASFNPAEDHRIVRRVIAEDPDWTLALVPCLSNLCLQTIVRNFEEKPIFEELTPIQKGFVEERLSVSLHLHVTANLIGDGVYWKRCCQQRWDICDVSDYGHDWKRMFFERHMENAIELFIPGVTEPKTVLEMVPLCKNYIKRLDISQLLPPIKEPQKEEEEYGSELASDNEYDRQCMDHFDFSILLNKLTNLEELHLVYRVKQCGMNFEWIMFEMTDKDCESLAKALKSCKALKLLRLHQSHLDDKKCRLLAKYLLDHPSLRELDFSHNLIGDRGARAVGKLLTRSKLETLNMCDNTIRGPGAKAIAHALSKNSTLLSLNLRLNRLRDEGGQAIGKALLNNSTLLHLHLGGNEVTGLTAIALSKVLVQNNTIRSINLSCNNLGVDGGKALEEAMSHNTSVTECDIRLTDVDEQRVSFINKVVWTNQSLEQKRRAQESKKKK, from the exons ATGTCAAGGTGCCTTTATCCTGGAGGAGCCAGCTTCAATCCAGCTGAAGACCACAGAATCGTGAGGAGGGTCATCGCTGAGGATCCAGACTGGACCCTGGCTTTAGTGCCTTGTTTATCAAACCTCTGTCTGCAAACCATCGTTAGAAACTTTGAGG AGAAACCCATATTTGAAGAGCTGACACCCATCCAGAAAGGCTTTGTGGAGGAGAGACTGTCCGTTTCCCTCCACCTGCATGTGACAGCCAACTTGATCGGCGATGGTGTCTACTGGAAGAGGTGCTGCCAGCAGCGGTGGGACATTTGTGACGTCTCAGATTATGGCCACGACTGGAAAAGAATGTTCTTCGAGAGGCACATGGAGAACGCTATTGAGCTTTTCATCCCAGGTGTAACAGAGCCAAAGACAGTTCTGGAGATGGTGCCTCTTTGTAAGAACTATATCAAGAGGCTGGACATCTCCCAACTCCTGCCGCCGATCAAGGAGCCtcagaaggaggaagaggaatatGGCTCAGAGTTGGCAAGTGACAACGAGTATGACAGACAGTGTATGGACCATTTTGACTTTAGCATCTTGCTCAACAAGCTGACGAACCTGGAAGAGCTCCATCTGGTTTACAGGGTCAAGCAATGTGGTATGAACTTCGAATGGATCATGTTTGAGATGACTGACAAAGATTGTGAGTCCCTCGCCAAGGCCCTGAAGTCTTGTAAGGCTTTGAAG CTTCTTAGGCTCCATCAAAGCCACCTTGATGACAAAAAGTGCCGGCTGCTGGCGAAATACCTTTTGGACCACCCGTCCCTGAGGGAGCTCGACTTTTCTCACAACCTGATCGGAGACAGAGGAGCCAGGGCCGTCGGCAAGTTGCTCACCAGGAGTAAACTGGAGACCCTGAACATGTGTGACAACACTATTAGAGGCCCGGGAGCCAAAGCAATAGCTCATGCTTTGTCAAAAAACTCCACCCTTTTGTCACTCAACCTGCGCCTCAACCGTTTGAGAGACGAGGGCGGTCAGGCTATTGGCAAGGCCTTACTGAACAACAGCACCCTGCTTCACCTGCACTTGGGAGGCAATGAGGTGACGGGGCTCACTGCCATCGCACTGTCGAAAGTGTTGGTTCAGAATAACACCATAAGGAGCATCAATCTCTCCTGCAACAACCTGGGTGTG gatggaGGTAAAGCTCTGGAGGAGGCGATGTCTCACAACACCAGCGTAACAGAATGTGATATCCGTCTGACGGATGTCGACGAGCAGAGAGTTTCATTCATTAACAAGGTGGTGTGGACCAACCAGAGTTTGGAACAAAAGAGACGTGCtcaagagagtaaaaaaaagaagtag
- the tmem151ba gene encoding transmembrane protein 151B, which produces MSPASAATASESSTTTVPEEEPDSPREEQRPQKQSLTKSLCQETHWKCLLLSLLMYSCVGVMAWCQVTKVTRLSFDSAYKGKSMMYHDSPCANGYIYIPLAFLVMLYVVYLVECWHCYTRNELQYKVDVDSVEERIQRMQQATPCIWWKAISYHYVRRTRQVTRYRNGDAYTTTQVYHERVNTHVAEAEFDYGNCGVKDISKQLLGMEGFPITRLRFTKCFSFANVESENSYLTQRARFFTENEGLDDYMEAREGMHLKNVDFKEYMIAFSDPDHLPWYASNSTFWAAAAFTLSWPLRVLTEYRTACVHYHVEKLFGFDYVPATPSEERPHCRHIPRVNTIDSTELEWHIRSNQQLVPSYSEAVLMDLAQLSGSCNSYSVCGGYGSYRQNCERCHRTISSSSIFSRSALSICNTGSPRIPFSASRFSLGRLYGSRRSCLWRSSGSLNERSCPTESTHCLSGQQTSEENPPAYQDALYFPVLIVHRNEGCLNHDHRSLHRNGSCVETSL; this is translated from the exons ATGTCCCCAGCATCGGCGGCAACGGCCAGTGAAAGCAGCACCACCACGGTCCCCGAAGAGGAGCCGGACAGCCCCCGAGAGGAG CAGCGGCCCCAGAAACAGTCCCTGACTAAATCTTTGTGTCAGGAAACTCACTGGAAATGCCTGCTGTTGTCATTGCTGATGTACAGCTGCGTTGGGGTGATGGCCTGGTGCCAGGTGACCAAGGTCACGCGCCTCTCCTTCGACAGCGCTTACAAGGGAAAGTCCATGATGTACCACGACAGTCCCTGCGCCAACGGCTACATCTACATCCCTTTGGCCTTCCTGGTCATGCTCTACGTGGTCTACCTGGTGGAGTGCTGGCACTGCTACACCAGGAACGAGCTGCAGTACAAGGTGGATGTGGACAGTGTGGAGGAGCGCATCCAGAGAATGCAGCAGGCAACGCCCTGCATCTGGTGGAAGGCCATCAGCTATCATTATGTCAGGAGGACGCGGCAGGTGACGCGCTACCGCAACGGAGACGCTTACACCACCACACAGGTGTACCACGAGCGAGTCAACACCCACGTGGCTGAGGCGGAGTTTGACTATGGAAACTGTGGTGTCAAGGACATCTCGAAGCAACTGCTGGGCATGGAGGGCTTCCCCATCACCAGACTGAGGTTCACTAAGTGCTTTAGCTTTGCCAATGTGGAGTCAGAGAACTCCTACCTGACCCAGCGGGCCAGGTTCTTCACAGAGAACGAGGGCCTGGATGACTACATGGAGGCCCGTGAGGGGATGCACCTGAAGAATGTAGACTTTAAGGAGTACATGATTGCCTTTTCTGACCCTGATCACCTTCCTTGGTATGCATCCAACTCTACTTTCTGGGCAGCAGCTGCATTCACACTCTCCTGGCCTCTGCGGGTGCTGACAGAGTACCGCACTGCCTGTGTACACTACCACGTAGAGAAGCTGTTTGGCTTTGACTATGTGCCAGCGACGCCATCCGAGGAGCGGCCGCATTGCCGTCACATCCCACGAGTCAACACAATCGACAGCACAGAGCTGGAGTGGCACATCCGATCAAACCAGCAGCTGGTGCCTAGCTACTCAGAGGCAGTTCTCATGGACCTGGCCCAGCTGTCAGGGAGTTGCAACAGCTACTCCGTATGTGGCGGCTACGGTAGCTACAGGCAGAACTGTGAACGCTGCCACCGCAccatcagcagctcctccatcttctctcgCAGCGCCCTCAGCATCTGCAACACAGGGAGCCCCCGCATCCCCTTCAGTGCCAGCCGATTCTCGCTGGGTCGGCTGTACGGCTCCAGGCGGAGCTgcctgtggaggagcagcgggaGCCTGAATGAGCGATCCTGCCccacagagagcacacactgtctgtcaggCCAGCAGACCAGTGAGGAGAACCCTCCAGCCTACCAGGACGCCCTATACTTCCCAGTGCTCATTGTACATCGCAACGAAGGCTGCCTGAACCACGACCACCGCTCCCTGCACAGAAATGGTTCCTGTGTGGAGACATCATTATGA